The Pseudomonas kermanshahensis genome includes a window with the following:
- the eat gene encoding ethanolamine permease: MPSDHSGNVPAGSSVDFEKVGSDYFQQRELKKGAAGWVLLVGLGVAYVISGDYAGWNFGLAQGGWGGMFLATLLMATMYLCMCFSLAELSSMIPTAGGGYGFARSAFGPWGGFLTGTAILIEYAIAPAAIAVFIGAYCESLFGIGGWVIYLAFYIVFIGIHIFGVGEALKLMFIITAIAAIALGVFLVSMVPHFDAANLFDIAKTDAAGASSFLPFGYVGVWAAIPYAIWFFLAVEGVPLAAEETKNPKRDLPRGLIGAMLVLLAFALLILVIGPGAAGSEALKASGNPLVEALSKAYGGSTWMGSFVNLVGLAGLIASFFSIIYAYSRQIFALSRAGYLPRKLSETNKSKAPVLALIIPGLIGFGLSLTGQGDLLILVAVFGATLSYVLMMAAHITLRIRRPKMERPYRTPGGVFTSGVALVLACIAVVAGFLVDPRVVIGAAVIYGVLIAYFAFYSRHHLVAGTPEEEFAAIQKAEEALH; encoded by the coding sequence ATGCCAAGCGATCATTCCGGTAATGTGCCGGCAGGCTCTTCTGTCGACTTCGAAAAAGTCGGTTCGGACTATTTCCAGCAACGTGAACTGAAAAAAGGCGCAGCCGGCTGGGTGCTGTTGGTCGGCCTCGGGGTCGCCTATGTGATCTCCGGCGACTACGCCGGGTGGAACTTCGGCCTGGCCCAAGGCGGCTGGGGCGGCATGTTCCTCGCCACCCTGCTGATGGCCACCATGTACCTGTGCATGTGCTTCTCGTTGGCCGAGCTGTCGTCGATGATCCCCACTGCAGGCGGCGGTTACGGCTTTGCCCGCAGCGCCTTTGGCCCATGGGGCGGTTTTCTTACCGGCACGGCCATCCTCATCGAATATGCCATTGCCCCGGCGGCCATCGCTGTGTTCATCGGCGCCTATTGTGAGTCACTGTTCGGCATCGGCGGCTGGGTCATCTACCTGGCGTTCTACATCGTGTTCATCGGCATCCACATCTTCGGCGTCGGCGAAGCGCTGAAGCTGATGTTCATCATCACCGCCATTGCCGCCATTGCCTTGGGCGTGTTCCTGGTGAGCATGGTGCCCCATTTTGATGCAGCCAACCTGTTCGACATCGCCAAGACCGACGCCGCCGGCGCCAGCAGTTTCCTGCCGTTCGGCTATGTCGGCGTGTGGGCCGCAATCCCTTACGCCATCTGGTTCTTCCTCGCTGTCGAAGGCGTGCCGCTGGCCGCCGAAGAAACCAAAAACCCGAAACGCGACCTGCCCCGCGGCCTGATCGGCGCGATGCTGGTGCTGCTGGCCTTCGCCCTGCTGATTCTGGTGATCGGCCCTGGCGCGGCGGGCTCCGAAGCGCTCAAGGCCTCCGGTAACCCACTGGTCGAGGCACTGTCCAAAGCCTATGGCGGCTCCACCTGGATGGGCAGCTTCGTCAACCTGGTCGGCCTGGCTGGCCTGATTGCCAGCTTCTTCTCGATCATCTATGCCTACTCGCGGCAGATCTTCGCGCTGTCCCGCGCCGGCTACCTGCCGCGCAAACTCTCCGAGACCAACAAAAGCAAGGCGCCGGTCCTGGCCCTGATCATCCCCGGCCTCATCGGTTTCGGGCTGTCGCTGACCGGCCAGGGCGACCTGCTGATTCTGGTCGCGGTGTTCGGCGCCACGCTGTCCTACGTGCTGATGATGGCTGCACACATCACCCTGCGCATCCGCCGTCCGAAAATGGAACGCCCGTATCGCACTCCGGGCGGCGTCTTCACTTCGGGCGTAGCCCTGGTACTGGCGTGCATCGCCGTGGTGGCGGGCTTCCTGGTCGACCCGCGGGTTGTGATTGGCGCCGCGGTGATCTATGGAGTATTAATTGCCTACTTTGCGTTCTACAGCCGCCACCACCTGGTAGCGGGCACACCGGAAGAGGAATTCGCCGCGATCCAGAAGGCCGAAGAGGCCTTGCACTGA
- the ubiX gene encoding flavin prenyltransferase UbiX — protein sequence MSGPERITLAMTGASGAQYGLRLLDCLVREDREVHFLISKAAQLVMSTETDVLLPPKPQAMQAFLTEYTGAANGQIRVYGKEDWMSPVASGSGAPAAMVVVPCSTGTLSAIATGACNNLIERAADVTLKERRQLILVPREAPFSTIHLENMLKLSQMGAVILPAAPGFYHQPQTIDDLIDFVVARILNLLDIPQDMLPRWGEHHFGADD from the coding sequence GTGAGCGGGCCGGAGCGCATCACCCTGGCCATGACGGGCGCCTCTGGCGCGCAATATGGCCTGCGCCTGCTCGATTGCCTAGTGCGTGAGGACCGCGAGGTGCATTTCCTCATTTCCAAGGCCGCGCAGTTGGTGATGTCCACCGAAACCGATGTGTTGCTGCCGCCTAAGCCTCAGGCGATGCAGGCGTTTCTGACCGAATACACCGGCGCTGCCAACGGCCAGATCCGCGTGTATGGCAAGGAAGACTGGATGTCGCCGGTGGCTTCCGGCTCTGGCGCACCGGCGGCGATGGTGGTGGTGCCGTGTTCCACGGGTACCTTGTCGGCGATTGCCACCGGTGCTTGCAACAACCTGATCGAGCGGGCCGCCGACGTCACCTTGAAGGAGCGCCGCCAGTTGATTCTGGTGCCGCGTGAGGCCCCGTTCTCGACGATCCACCTGGAGAACATGCTCAAGCTGTCGCAGATGGGTGCCGTGATCTTGCCTGCGGCCCCAGGCTTCTACCATCAGCCGCAAACCATCGATGACCTGATCGATTTCGTCGTTGCGCGCATTCTCAACCTGCTGGACATCCCTCAGGACATGCTGCCACGTTGGGGTGAACATCACTTTGGGGCGGATGATTGA
- a CDS encoding aldehyde dehydrogenase family protein yields the protein MRYAHPGTEGAKVTFKSRYGNYIGGEFVAPVKGQYFENTSPVNGKLIAEFPRSTAEDIDKALDAAHAAADAWGRTSVQDRSNVLLKIADRIEQNLEVLAITETWDNGKPIRETLNADIPLAVDHFRYFAGCIRAQEGGAAEINEGTVAYHIHEPLGVVGQIIPWNFPLLMAAWKLAPALAAGNCVVLKPAEQTPLGITVLMELIGDLLPKGVLNVVQGYGREAGEALATSKRIAKIAFTGSTPVGSHIMKCAAENIIPSTVELGGKSPNVYFEDIMQAEPSFIEKAAEGMVLAFFNQGEVCTCPSRALVQESIYPQFMEVVMKKVLQIKRGDPLDTDTMVGAQASQQQFEKILSYLEIAKEEGAELLTGGKVEKLEGALSTGYYIQPTLLKGNNKMRVFQEEIFGPVVSVTTFKDEAEALAIANDTEFGLGAGVWTRDINRAYRMGRGIKAGRVWTNCYHLYPAHAAFGGYKKSGVGRETHKMMLDHYQQTKNLLVSYDINPLGFF from the coding sequence ATGCGTTACGCACATCCCGGTACCGAAGGCGCGAAGGTTACCTTCAAGAGCCGCTACGGCAACTACATCGGTGGTGAATTCGTAGCTCCGGTCAAGGGGCAGTACTTCGAAAACACCTCCCCGGTGAATGGCAAGCTGATCGCAGAGTTTCCCCGCTCCACTGCCGAAGACATCGACAAAGCCCTGGATGCCGCCCACGCCGCCGCCGATGCCTGGGGCCGCACGTCCGTTCAGGACCGCTCCAACGTGCTGCTGAAAATCGCCGACCGCATCGAGCAGAACCTTGAAGTCCTGGCCATTACCGAAACCTGGGACAACGGCAAGCCAATCCGCGAAACCCTCAACGCCGACATCCCGCTGGCGGTCGATCACTTCCGTTACTTCGCCGGTTGCATCCGCGCCCAAGAGGGCGGCGCCGCCGAAATCAACGAAGGCACCGTCGCCTATCACATTCACGAGCCTCTGGGCGTGGTCGGGCAGATCATCCCGTGGAACTTCCCGCTGCTGATGGCCGCGTGGAAACTCGCCCCAGCCCTGGCCGCAGGCAACTGCGTGGTGCTCAAACCCGCCGAGCAGACCCCGCTGGGCATCACCGTACTGATGGAGCTGATCGGCGACCTGCTGCCCAAAGGCGTGCTCAACGTCGTCCAAGGGTACGGCCGCGAAGCGGGCGAAGCGCTGGCCACCAGCAAACGCATCGCCAAAATCGCCTTCACCGGTTCGACCCCGGTCGGCTCGCACATCATGAAATGCGCCGCCGAAAACATCATCCCGTCCACCGTCGAGTTGGGCGGCAAGTCGCCTAACGTGTACTTCGAAGACATCATGCAGGCCGAGCCGAGCTTCATCGAGAAGGCCGCCGAAGGCATGGTGCTGGCATTCTTCAACCAAGGCGAAGTGTGCACCTGCCCGTCGCGTGCCCTGGTGCAGGAGTCGATCTACCCGCAGTTCATGGAAGTGGTGATGAAGAAGGTCCTGCAGATCAAGCGTGGCGATCCGCTGGACACCGACACCATGGTCGGCGCCCAGGCGTCGCAACAGCAGTTCGAGAAGATCCTGTCGTACCTGGAAATCGCCAAGGAAGAAGGCGCTGAGCTGCTGACCGGCGGCAAGGTGGAAAAACTCGAAGGCGCGCTGTCGACCGGCTACTACATCCAGCCGACCCTGCTCAAGGGCAACAACAAGATGCGCGTTTTCCAGGAAGAAATCTTCGGCCCGGTGGTCAGCGTCACCACCTTCAAGGACGAAGCCGAAGCCCTGGCGATTGCCAACGACACCGAGTTCGGCCTGGGTGCCGGTGTGTGGACCCGCGACATCAACCGCGCCTATCGCATGGGCCGTGGCATCAAGGCTGGCCGCGTATGGACCAACTGCTACCACCTGTACCCGGCGCATGCCGCGTTTGGCGGTTACAAGAAGTCCGGCGTTGGGCGTGAGACCCACAAGATGATGCTCGATCACTACCAGCAGACCAAGAACCTGCTGGTGAGTTACGACATCAATCCGTTGGGCTTCTTCTAA
- the mpl gene encoding UDP-N-acetylmuramate:L-alanyl-gamma-D-glutamyl-meso-diaminopimelate ligase → MHIHILGICGTFMGSLAVLAKELGHRVTGSDANVYPPMSTQLEAQGIELTQGYDPAQLDPAPDLVVVGNAMSRGNPAVEYVLNKGLPYVSGPQWLADHVLQGRWVLAVAGTHGKTTTSSMLAWVLEHAGMSPGFLIGGVPQNFSVSARLGDTPFFVVEADEYDSAFFDKRSKFVHYHPRTAILNNLEFDHADIFPDLASIERQFHHLVRTIPSEGLVIHPTTEQALERVIGMGCWTPVQTTGEGGQWQARLLSPDGSRFEVLFEGEAQGVVDWALTGQHNVANALATLAAARHVGVVPAMGIAGLSAFKSVKRRMEKVAEVQGVTIYDDFAHHPTAIATTLDGLRKRVGEAPVIAVIEPRSNSMKLGAHRDGLPESVNDADQVIWYAPANLGWDLAATAAQCTVPSVVADSLEAIIERIKGQARPGTHVVIMSNGGFGGLHGKLAEALK, encoded by the coding sequence ATGCATATTCACATTCTCGGTATTTGCGGCACGTTCATGGGTTCCCTGGCGGTCCTGGCCAAAGAGCTTGGCCACCGCGTCACCGGCTCCGATGCCAATGTCTATCCCCCGATGAGCACCCAGCTCGAAGCCCAGGGCATCGAGCTGACCCAGGGCTATGACCCGGCTCAGCTAGACCCAGCACCCGACTTGGTAGTGGTCGGCAACGCCATGTCGCGGGGCAACCCGGCGGTGGAATACGTGTTGAACAAGGGCCTGCCCTACGTCTCTGGCCCTCAGTGGCTGGCTGACCACGTGCTGCAGGGCCGCTGGGTATTGGCCGTTGCCGGTACCCATGGCAAGACCACCACCAGCAGCATGCTGGCTTGGGTGCTGGAGCATGCCGGCATGAGCCCTGGGTTCTTGATCGGCGGCGTGCCACAGAACTTCTCGGTGTCCGCGCGTTTGGGCGACACCCCGTTCTTCGTGGTCGAGGCCGACGAGTACGACAGTGCGTTCTTCGATAAACGCTCGAAGTTCGTCCACTACCACCCGCGCACCGCGATTCTCAACAACCTTGAGTTCGATCACGCGGACATCTTCCCCGATCTGGCCTCCATCGAGCGCCAGTTCCACCACCTGGTGCGCACGATCCCGAGCGAAGGCCTGGTGATCCATCCGACCACCGAACAGGCGCTGGAGCGGGTCATCGGCATGGGCTGCTGGACCCCGGTGCAAACCACCGGTGAAGGCGGCCAATGGCAGGCGCGCCTGCTCAGCCCCGATGGGTCGCGCTTCGAAGTGCTGTTCGAGGGCGAGGCACAGGGCGTGGTCGATTGGGCGCTGACCGGTCAGCACAACGTCGCCAATGCCTTGGCAACCCTGGCTGCGGCCCGCCATGTCGGTGTAGTGCCGGCCATGGGTATCGCCGGGTTGAGCGCCTTCAAAAGCGTCAAACGGCGCATGGAGAAGGTCGCTGAAGTGCAGGGCGTGACCATCTACGATGACTTCGCTCACCACCCGACCGCCATCGCCACTACCCTCGACGGCCTGCGCAAGCGCGTAGGTGAAGCACCGGTGATTGCGGTGATCGAGCCGCGCTCCAACTCGATGAAGCTCGGTGCCCACCGCGATGGCCTGCCGGAAAGCGTCAACGATGCCGACCAGGTCATCTGGTACGCACCGGCCAACCTGGGTTGGGACCTGGCCGCCACGGCGGCGCAGTGCACCGTGCCGAGCGTGGTTGCCGACAGCCTCGAAGCGATCATCGAGCGCATCAAGGGCCAGGCACGGCCGGGCACCCACGTGGTGATCATGAGCAACGGCGGCTTCGGCGGCCTGCACGGCAAACTGGCCGAGGCGCTCAAGTGA
- a CDS encoding ethanolamine ammonia-lyase subunit EutB: MASFVHTVGHLVYRFDSLKDVMAKASPARSGDFLAGVAASNDGERVAAQMALANIPLTHFLTEALIPYEEDEVTRLIIDTHDAQAFAPVSHLTVGGLRDWLLSEEADEDSLRALAPGLTPEMAAAVSKIMRVQDLILVAQKIRVVTRFRGTMGLRGRLSTRLQPNHPTDEPAGIAASILDGLLYGNGDAMIGINPATDSIASICALLEMLDAIIQRYDIPTQACVLTHVTTSIEAINRGVPLDLVFQSIAGTEAANAGFGINLNVLQEGYEAGLSLKRGTLGQNLMYFETGQGSALSANAHHGVDQQTCETRAYAVARHFKPFLVNTVVGFIGPEYLYNGKQIIRAGLEDHFCGKLLGVPMGCDICYTNHAEADQDDMDTLLTLLGVAGINFIMGIPGSDDIMLNYQTTSFHDALYARQTLGLKPGPEFEAWLARTGIFTQADGRVRFGDNLPPAFRQALAQLA, from the coding sequence ATGGCAAGTTTCGTACACACGGTAGGCCACCTGGTCTACCGCTTCGACAGCCTCAAGGACGTGATGGCCAAGGCCAGCCCCGCGCGTTCTGGGGATTTCCTGGCCGGTGTCGCCGCCAGCAACGACGGTGAGCGGGTCGCCGCGCAGATGGCCTTGGCCAACATCCCGCTGACGCACTTTTTGACCGAGGCGCTGATCCCCTATGAAGAGGATGAGGTCACCCGCCTGATCATCGACACTCACGACGCCCAAGCCTTTGCACCGGTCAGCCACCTCACCGTGGGCGGCCTGCGCGACTGGCTGCTCAGCGAAGAAGCCGACGAAGACAGCCTGCGCGCGCTGGCGCCGGGCCTGACACCGGAAATGGCGGCGGCGGTGTCGAAGATCATGCGCGTCCAGGACCTGATCCTGGTGGCGCAGAAGATCCGCGTGGTTACCCGTTTCCGCGGCACCATGGGCCTGCGCGGGCGCCTGTCGACCCGCCTGCAACCCAACCACCCGACCGACGAACCCGCCGGCATCGCCGCCAGCATCCTCGACGGCCTGCTGTACGGCAACGGCGACGCCATGATCGGCATCAACCCGGCCACCGACAGCATCGCCTCGATCTGTGCCCTGCTGGAAATGCTCGATGCAATCATCCAGCGCTACGACATCCCCACCCAGGCCTGCGTGCTGACCCATGTCACCACCTCGATCGAAGCGATCAACCGTGGCGTGCCGCTGGACCTGGTGTTCCAGTCGATCGCCGGTACCGAAGCTGCCAACGCAGGCTTTGGCATCAACCTCAACGTATTGCAGGAGGGTTACGAAGCGGGCCTGTCGCTCAAGCGCGGCACCCTTGGGCAAAACCTCATGTATTTCGAGACCGGCCAGGGCAGCGCCCTGTCCGCCAACGCCCACCACGGCGTCGACCAGCAGACCTGCGAAACCCGTGCCTACGCCGTGGCCCGGCACTTCAAGCCGTTTCTGGTCAATACCGTGGTCGGTTTCATCGGCCCGGAGTACCTGTACAACGGCAAGCAGATCATCCGCGCCGGCCTCGAGGACCACTTTTGCGGCAAGCTGCTGGGCGTGCCGATGGGTTGCGACATCTGCTATACCAACCACGCCGAAGCCGACCAGGACGACATGGACACCCTGCTGACCTTGCTGGGTGTGGCCGGGATCAACTTCATCATGGGCATCCCCGGCTCCGACGACATCATGCTCAACTACCAGACCACGTCGTTCCATGACGCGCTGTATGCGCGCCAGACCCTGGGCCTGAAGCCCGGCCCCGAATTTGAAGCATGGCTGGCGCGCACCGGCATCTTTACCCAGGCCGATGGCCGGGTGCGCTTTGGTGACAACCTGCCGCCGGCGTTCCGCCAGGCGTTGGCACAGCTTGCATAG
- a CDS encoding sigma-54-dependent Fis family transcriptional regulator, giving the protein MQSNHLSRHAQQVHTVAHGEAGAGGSDPAIARSWLRCLEDYHLDPTLIEAPVVLEHGRLLETRERLHQVLKIADAEMNSLHQQLSGAGHAVLLTDARGVILNCVSAPSERRIFERAGLWLGADWSEAREGTNGIGTCLVERQALTIHQHEHFRGRHTGLTCSASPVFDPHGELLAVLDVSSARPDVSRQSQFHTMALVNLSAKMIESCYFLRHFQQQWLLRFHLQAESVGLFSEGLLAFEGDGRICAANQSALNLLGTVRGGVLGQPVERFFACSHDELFSRAVPGGSTVWPLQTRDGRQVFASLRGQARTPVWSVPLSQPQPQRAEAPGICLLDPALQNDFRRCVRVFERDVPLLLRGETGCGKEAFAQAVHQASLRRGKPFVAINCASIPESLIESELFGYRGGSFTGARKEGMRGKLLQADGGTLLLDEIGDMPLALQTRLLRVLEERQVVPIGGEPQAVDVRIVSATHRDLLERVAQGSFREDLYYRLNGLEVALPSVRERSDKGQLLDFLLRQEAQGQRVELEPSARQALLDFAWPGNVRQMRNVLRTLVALCDNTYIGFSDLPATFRSHAAPVGAGLPREAGNAVDGTGFAGVRGASPLPHEEQNSLTHKRAPVRLEDAECEALLSVLEANRWHLTRVAEHLGISRNTLYRKLRKHGITRVG; this is encoded by the coding sequence ATGCAGAGCAATCACTTGAGTCGCCATGCCCAGCAAGTGCATACCGTTGCCCACGGTGAAGCCGGGGCGGGCGGCAGTGACCCGGCGATCGCCCGGTCCTGGCTGCGCTGCCTCGAGGATTACCACCTCGACCCGACGCTGATCGAGGCCCCCGTGGTGCTTGAACACGGGCGCTTGCTGGAAACCCGCGAGCGCCTGCACCAGGTGCTGAAAATTGCCGACGCCGAGATGAACAGCCTGCATCAGCAGCTCTCTGGCGCTGGCCATGCGGTGCTGCTGACCGATGCCCGCGGGGTGATCCTCAACTGTGTCAGCGCCCCCAGCGAGCGGCGCATCTTCGAGCGGGCAGGGCTGTGGCTGGGCGCCGACTGGAGCGAGGCGCGCGAAGGCACCAACGGTATCGGCACCTGCCTGGTCGAGCGCCAGGCCCTGACCATTCATCAGCACGAACACTTTCGTGGCCGCCACACCGGCCTGACGTGCTCGGCAAGCCCGGTGTTCGACCCGCATGGCGAACTGCTGGCGGTACTCGACGTGTCGTCGGCGCGGCCCGATGTGTCGCGGCAGAGCCAGTTCCACACCATGGCCTTGGTCAACCTCTCGGCGAAGATGATCGAGAGCTGTTATTTCCTGCGTCATTTTCAGCAGCAGTGGCTGCTGCGCTTTCATCTGCAGGCTGAGTCGGTCGGCTTGTTCAGCGAGGGCTTGCTGGCCTTCGAGGGTGACGGGCGGATTTGCGCCGCCAACCAGAGCGCGCTCAACCTGTTGGGCACCGTTCGCGGTGGCGTGCTGGGGCAACCGGTGGAGCGGTTTTTTGCCTGCAGCCACGACGAACTGTTCAGCCGCGCCGTGCCGGGCGGCAGTACTGTTTGGCCATTGCAGACACGCGACGGCCGCCAGGTGTTTGCCAGCCTGCGAGGCCAGGCGCGTACGCCGGTATGGTCAGTACCGCTCAGCCAGCCCCAGCCCCAGCGTGCTGAAGCGCCAGGCATCTGCCTGCTCGACCCGGCGTTGCAAAACGACTTCCGCCGCTGCGTGCGGGTATTCGAGCGCGATGTGCCGCTGCTGTTGCGTGGCGAGACCGGTTGCGGCAAGGAGGCATTCGCCCAGGCCGTGCACCAGGCCAGCCTGCGTCGCGGCAAGCCGTTCGTGGCGATCAACTGCGCCTCGATCCCAGAGAGCCTGATCGAAAGCGAGCTGTTCGGTTACCGCGGTGGCAGCTTTACCGGCGCACGCAAGGAAGGCATGCGCGGCAAGCTGCTGCAGGCCGATGGCGGCACGTTGTTGCTGGACGAGATTGGTGACATGCCACTGGCCTTGCAGACGCGCCTGTTGCGGGTCTTGGAAGAGCGCCAGGTGGTGCCGATTGGCGGCGAGCCCCAGGCCGTGGACGTGCGCATCGTCAGTGCCACCCACCGCGACCTGCTGGAGCGGGTGGCGCAGGGCAGCTTCCGCGAAGACCTGTATTACCGGCTGAACGGGCTGGAGGTGGCCTTGCCCTCAGTGCGCGAGCGCAGTGACAAGGGCCAGTTGCTGGACTTTTTGCTGCGTCAGGAAGCCCAGGGACAACGGGTTGAACTAGAGCCCAGTGCGCGTCAGGCGTTGCTGGACTTTGCCTGGCCGGGGAACGTGCGGCAGATGCGCAATGTATTGCGCACGCTCGTGGCGCTTTGCGATAACACCTACATCGGGTTCTCCGACCTGCCCGCGACTTTCCGGAGTCATGCGGCCCCTGTGGGGGCGGGCTTGCCGCGCGAAGCAGGCAACGCGGTGGATGGCACCGGCTTTGCCGGTGTTCGCGGGGCAAGCCCGCTCCCACACGAGGAGCAAAATAGTCTCACCCACAAGCGCGCGCCAGTGCGCCTTGAGGACGCTGAGTGCGAAGCGCTGCTGTCAGTGCTGGAGGCAAACCGCTGGCACTTGACCCGCGTTGCCGAGCATCTGGGCATCAGCCGCAATACCTTGTATCGAAAACTGCGCAAACACGGCATCACCCGGGTCGGCTGA
- a CDS encoding YceK/YidQ family lipoprotein: MKRALSGLVALALLSGCATVRTLDANKPGAPVVYAGTRLDLYVMNGGCCPKDHFGALAPAYPGLDLPGSLILDTLLLPLSLLTAAGVGFQATGGL; the protein is encoded by the coding sequence TTGAAGCGAGCACTGTCGGGGTTGGTTGCATTGGCGCTGCTCAGTGGCTGCGCCACGGTGCGTACGCTGGATGCCAACAAGCCAGGCGCGCCGGTGGTGTATGCCGGTACGCGGCTGGACCTGTATGTGATGAACGGCGGGTGCTGCCCTAAAGATCATTTCGGCGCGCTTGCGCCGGCCTACCCAGGCCTGGATCTGCCCGGTAGCCTGATACTGGATACGCTGCTGCTGCCGTTGTCGTTGCTGACGGCCGCAGGCGTCGGCTTCCAGGCCACCGGCGGGCTTTGA
- a CDS encoding oxidoreductase: MYLTPQHVLLAGATGLTGEHLLDRLLNEPTISRVLAPTRRPLAEHPHLENPVGDPAVFLPQLAGRVDIAYCCLGTTLKQAGSESAFRAVDLDMVVAFSKRARELGARHLLVVSAVGADPKSSIFYNRVKGEMEEALKAQDWPQLTIVRPSVLLGDRIEPRFGEQLISPLSKLIPGKYRGIEACTLARALWRLALEEEDGVRVIESDELRRLGKN, translated from the coding sequence ATGTATTTGACGCCTCAGCATGTCCTGCTTGCCGGTGCCACGGGTCTGACGGGTGAACACCTGCTAGACCGCCTACTCAACGAACCGACCATCAGCCGGGTGCTGGCCCCTACGCGCCGGCCGCTGGCCGAACACCCGCACCTGGAAAACCCAGTGGGCGACCCGGCGGTGTTTCTTCCGCAGCTGGCCGGGCGTGTCGATATCGCCTATTGCTGCCTGGGTACCACGCTCAAGCAGGCCGGCTCCGAATCGGCTTTCCGCGCCGTCGACCTGGACATGGTCGTGGCCTTCAGCAAGCGCGCCCGGGAACTCGGTGCACGCCATTTGCTGGTTGTCAGCGCAGTCGGCGCCGACCCTAAATCATCGATCTTCTACAACCGCGTCAAAGGTGAAATGGAAGAAGCGCTCAAGGCCCAGGACTGGCCACAGCTGACCATCGTCCGCCCGTCGGTGCTGCTGGGTGATCGCATTGAGCCGCGCTTTGGCGAGCAACTGATTTCGCCGCTTTCCAAGCTGATACCTGGGAAGTATCGAGGTATCGAGGCGTGCACCCTGGCACGGGCGCTGTGGCGCCTGGCGCTGGAGGAAGAAGACGGGGTGCGGGTGATCGAGTCGGATGAACTGCGCCGCCTGGGCAAAAACTAG